The region GAAATTGTGGAACGCTTTAATCAAGCGGGTATCGAATTCGCATTCCCGACTCAGTCTATCTACATGAAGGATGTCGGAGATAATTTAAGCATTCCTGATCCGACGAGCTAGGTGAAACCTGCTTTATTCGGATAATCCGAGATCACCAAAATCAATATCATCAGGGAATGCCCAGCTCACAGCCGTCACTCGACTCAGGTTAGTGTAGACGTAAACGGAAGCTTCTAACTTATCTTTGCTGGCATAAACTACATGGACTTCCAGACGATATTCGCTGCCTTCATAGCGATTGAGGAGCTCAAACTCCACTGGGCTCAAATCTAATAGCAGTAATCCCTCTACCTGTTCACCCGACTCAGGGATGATTCCTGGATAGGTTGCCCCAGCTACGCA is a window of Opitutales bacterium DNA encoding:
- a CDS encoding gamma-glutamylcyclotransferase, with the translated sequence MVSSSQALFVYGTLMIPEVTRRVIGRMPKNRPANLGGFRRFCVAGATYPGIIPESGEQVEGLLLLDLSPVEFELLNRYEGSEYRLEVHVVYASKDKLEASVYVYTNLSRVTAVSWAFPDDIDFGDLGLSE